The sequence GCGTCATTCCGGCCATCTTTGCAAGCAGCATTCTGCTGTTTCCGGCTTCGTTGGGTGCCTGGTTTGGTCAGTCCGAGGGCATGGGCTGGTTGCAGGACATCTCGCAGTCGATCGCTCCTGGTCAGCCGTTGAATATTCTGCTGTTTAGTGCAGGGATTATTTTCTTCTGCTTCTTCTATACGGCGTTGATGTTCAATCCGAAAGACGTAGCGGAAAACCTGAAGAAGTCCGGTGCCTTTATTCCGGGTATTCGTCCTGGTGAGCAGTCTGCGCGCTATATTGATGGCGTCCTGACTCGTCTGACCATGTTCGGTGCTCTATATATGATGGCCGTGTGCTTGCTGCCCCAGTTTCTCGTGGTAGCCGCAAACGTGCCGTTTTACCTTGGCGGGACCTCGTTGCTGATCGTGGTCGTGGTTGTGATGGACTTCATGTCCCAAGTGCAATCTCACCTCGTTTCGCACCAGTATGAATCCCTGATGAAGAAAGCCAACCTGAAGGGCTACGGCAGCGGCATGCTGCGCTGAAGCACCCATAAGGTTAGAGGAGTTCGTGATGAAAGTTCGTGCATCGGTGAAAAAGCTGTGCCGTAACTGCAAGATTATTCGCCGCGAAGGTGTTGTTCGAGTAATTTGCAGCGCGGAACCACGTCACAAGCAGCGCCAAGGCTAAATGTGATCTGTGCTAAAAGCCCAGCAGCTAGTGCGCTGCTGGGTTGATTATTTGTTATTACAGCGATATTATCTCGCGCCCTATTTCTTGGCTTCCGGGGCGTAGGTAGCTGTCAATTGGAGTCCCACTGAATGGCCCGTATTGCAGGCGTTAACATTCCAGATAACAAGCATACTGTTATCTCGCTGACCTACATCTATGGTGTCGGTCGCACAACTGCACACAAAATCTGTGCTACCACCGGGGTAAACCCGGCGGTCAAGATCAAAGATCTGAGCGACGAGCAGATTGAACAGCTGCGTGGCGAAGTCGCGAAGTTCACCACTGAAGGTGATCTGCGTCGCGAAATCAACATGAAAATCAAGCGCTTGATGGACCTCGGTTGCTATCGCGGTCTGCGTCATCGTCGTGGTCTTCCAGTACGCGGTCAGCGTACCAAGACTAACGCGCGTACCCGTAAAGGTCCGCGTAAGCCGATCCGCAAGTAATCGCCCCAGCGAATCGACAGGAATTAAATCATGGCAAAACCTGCTGCTCGTCCTCGTAAAAAAGTTAAAAAGACAGTGGTTGATGGCATCGCCCACATCCATGCATCTTTTAACAACACAATCGTGACCATCACCGACCGTCAAGGTAACGCTCTTTCCTGGGCAACCTCCGGTGGTTCGGGTTTCCGCGGTTCCCGCAAGTCCACCCCGTTCGCTGCTCAGGTAGCTGCTGAACGTGCTGGTCAAGCTGCGCTGGAATACGGCCTGAAAAACCTCGACGTTAACGTCAAAGGTCCAGGCCCAGGTCGTGAATCTGCTGTCCGTGCTTTGAACGGCTGCGGCTACAAGATCGCCAGCATCACCGACGTGACGCCAATCCCGCACAACGGGTGCCGTCCGCCGAAGAAGCGCCGCGTGTAATCCAGGAGATTGTAAAGAATGGCTCGTTACATTGGTCCAAAATGCAAACTCGCTCGTCGCGAAGGCACCGATCTCTTCCTGAAGAGCGGCGTGCGCGCGATCGAATCGAAGTGCAACATCGAAGCAGCACCTGGTATCCACGGCCAACGCCGCGGTCGCCAGTCCGACTACGGCACCCAACTGCGTGAAAAGCAGAAGGTCCGTCGTATTTATGGCGTTCTCGAGCGTCAGTTCAGCGGTTACTACAAAGAAGCTGCCGGCAAGAAAGGCGCTACAGGTGAAAACCTGCTGCAACTGCTCGAATGCCGTCTGGACAACGTTGTATACCGCATGGGCTTCGGTTCGACTCGTGCCGAATCGCGTCAGCTGGTCTCGCACAAGTCGGTAAGCGTCAACGGCAAAACCGTTAACGTTCCGTCCTACCAGGTTCGCGCTGGTGACGTGGTGGCAATTCGTGAAAAGGCGAAGAACCAACTGCGTATTGTCCAGGCTCTCGATCTGTGTGCCCAACGTGGCCGCGTAGAATGGGTAGAAGTAGACACTGAGAAAAAATCTGGCGTCTTCAAAAGCGTCCCAGCTCGCAGTGATCTGTCCGCCGACATCAACGAAAGCCTGATTGTCGAGCTCTACTCCAAGTAAGGGCTAGAAAATAGGTGCATCCATGCAGATTTCGGTAAATGAGTTCCTGACACCCCGCCACATTGATGTGCAGGTTGTCAGTCCGACCCGCGCCAAGATCACACTCGAGCCTCTCGAGCGTGGTTTCGGCCATACCCTGGGCAACGCGCTGCGCCGCATCCTGTTGTCCTCCATGCCCGGCTGTGCAGTAGTCGAGGCCGAGATTGACGGTGTACTCCATGAGTACAGCGCCATCGAAGGTGTACAGGAAGATGTCATTGAAATCCTGTTGAACCTTAAAGGTCTGGCTATCAAGCTGCACGGTCGAGACGAAGTTACGCTGACCTTGTCGAAGAAGGGTTCGGGGGTGGTTACCGCTGCCGATATTCAGCTGGATCATGATGTCGAGATCGTTAACCCCGATCACGTAATCGCTAACCTGGCGTCTAACGGCGCCCTGAACATGAAGCTCGTGGTAGCTCGTGGTCGCGGTTATGAACCAGCAGACTCGCGTCAGAGCGATGAAGACGAAAGCCGCAGCATTGGTCGCTTGCAGCTCGACTCTTCGTTCAGCCCGGTTCGTCGTATCGCATACGTGGTGGAAAACGCCCGTGTCGAGCAGCGTACCAACCTGGACAAGCTGGTTATTGATCTGGAAACCAACGGTACTCTGGATCCTGAAGAGGCTATCCGTCGTGCAGCAACCATTCTGCAACAGCAGTTGGCTGCGTTCGTCGACCTCAAAGGTGATAGCGAACCGGTTGTAGTCGAACAGGAAGACGAGATCGATCCGATCCTGCTTCGTCCGGTTGACGATTTGGAACTGACCGTACGTTCGGCCAACTGCCTTAAGGCGGAGAACATTTACTACATCGGCGACCTGATTCAGCGCACCGAAGTAGAACTGTTGAAGACTCCGAACCTGGGCAAGAAATCCTTGACCGAGATCAAGGACGTTCTGGCTTCTCGTGGTCTCTCCCTCGGCATGCGCCTCGACAACTGGCCGCCTGCAAGTCTTAAGAAGGACGACAAGGCGACTGCCTGATCGTCGTAATCACCGAACGTAGTGTTTGGTAAGGAATGAACCATGCGTCATCGTAAAAGTGGACGTCACCTGAGCCGTACCAGCTCCCACCGTAAGGCCATGTTCCAAAACATGGCGGTGTCGCTGTTCGAGCACGAGCTGATCAAAACTACCCTGCCAAAAGCCAAAGAACTGCGTCGCGTTGCTGAGCCGCTGATCACTTTGGCCAAGGTTGACAGCGTAGCTAACCGTCGTCTGGCATTTGACCGTACTCGTTCGAAAGAAATGGTCGGCAAGCTGTTCAACGATCTGGGCAAGCGTTATGCGACTCGTGAGGGTGGCTACCTGCGCATCCTCAAGTGCGGTTTCCGCGCTGGCGACAACGCGCCTATGGCGTACGTCGAGCTGGTCGATCGTCCTGTCGGTGGTTCGGTAGAAACCGCTGAGTAAGACGTCAGTCAGTACAAAAAACCGGGCCTAGTGCCCGGTTTTTTGTTGTCCCCCAAAATTATTCTTGTAGCCTGGCGATGCCACAAGCACGCTGTGATTCTAAGTGATAAACGGAACCTGCCTCATTTACCTGCGTTTTCGGCACCTAGTGTCAGAGAATCGCTGCATTTGCGCATTTATTTACTTATTCGCAGCGTGACCTCAGGGACATGTTGGTTCAAACTACTGCCTTTCCCGAGGAGATGTACGGCGATGCAAGGCCACCCGGATGTAATCGATTACCTCAACACGCTACTCACTGGTGAACTGGCTGCGCGCGACCAGTATTTCGTCCATTCACGGATGTACGAAGACTGGGGCTTCGGTAAGTTGTACGAACGCATTAATCACGAGATGGAAGAAGAGGCGCAACACGCTGATGCATTGATGCGCCGGATTCTCATGCTTGAAGGGACGCCGCGTATGCGGCCCGATGATCTCGACGTGGGCACGACGGTGCCAGAGATGCTCGCAAGCGACCTTCGTCTTGAATATAAAGTACGAGCTGCGCTGTGTAAGGGCATTGCGCTCTGCGAGCAGCATAAAGACTATGTCAGCCGAGACATTCTGCGGATACAGCTGGCCGACACGGAAGAGGATCACACCTACTGGCTTGAGAAGCAGTTGGGACTGATCAAATCAATTGGGCTTGAGAATTACTTGCAGTCCCAGTTCTGAGCGACTCGCACATCATAAAAAGCCCCTGCCGCTTGAGAGCGTCAGGGGCTTTTCTATTCCTGGGGGCTGGTTATGCGCGATCCCGCTCCAGCAGTGGCTTCAGATAGTGACCCGTGTATGACTGCTTCATCTCAGCCACTTGCTCTGGCGTACCTGTTGCGATGATCTGACCGCCCTTTGACCCTCCTTCCGGCCCCAGGTCCACCAGCCAGTCGGCCGTCTTGATCACGTCCAGGTTGTGCTCGATGACGACGACGGTATTGCCGTGGTCTCGCAACCGGTGCAAGACGTCCAGTAGCTGCTGGATATCCGCGAAGTGCAGCCCTGTCGTCGGCTCGTCCAGAATGTAGAGCGTTTTGCCCGTATCACGTTTGGAGAGCTCACGGGACAGCTTGACCCGTTGAGCCTCGCCTCCCGAAAGGGTCGTTGCAGACTGGCCCAGCTTGATATACGACAGACCCACGTCCATAAGCGTCTGCAGCTTACGGGCGAGGGCAGGCACGGCGTCAAAAAACGCCCGGGCCTCCTCAATCGTCATCTCCAGGACTTCATGGATGCTTTTGCCCTTGTATTTGACTTCAAGCGTCTCGCGGTTATATCGCTTGCTCTTGCACACGTCGCAAGGCACATAAATATCAGGCAGGAAATGCATCTCGACCTTGATCAGGCCGTCACCCTGGCATGCTTCGCAGCGTCCGCCTTTTACGTTAAAGGAGAACCGGCCAGGGCCGTACCCCCGTGACCGCGATTCAGGCACGCCGGCAAACAGCTCCCTGATCGGCGTAAAGAGGCCGGTGTAGGTGGCGGGGTTGGACCGTGGCGTACGTCCAATGGGGCTCTGGTCAATGTCCACGACTTTGTCCAGATGCTGCAGGCCGTCAATGCTGTCATGCGCCGAAGCTTCAAGGGTCGTAGCACCGTTAAGCGCCGTGGCGCTTAGAGGGAACAGCGTGTTGTTGATCAGCGTCGACTTGCCTGACCCGGAAACGCCCGTTACGCACGTCAGCAAGCCGATCGGGATCTCAAGGTCCACATTGCGCAGATTATTGCCGCGTGCGCCTTTGAGTTTGAGCGACAGTTTCTTGTTGCGCGGCGTGCGCTTGGCAGGCACCTGGATTTTCACGCGTCCGGAGAGGTATTTGCCGGTTAAAGAGTCCGGGTGATCCATCACTTCCTGCGGCGTGCCCTCTGCGACGATGTGACCGCCATGAACGCCCGCGCCCGGGCCGATGTCGACGACGTAGTCAGCCAGCCGAATCGCGTCCTCGTCGTGCTCCACCACAATGACCGTGTTGCCGATGTCCCGTAGGTGTCGCAGGGTGTCCAGCAGACGATCGTTGTCGCGCTGGTGCAGCCCGATGGAGGGCTCATCGAGGATATACATGACGCCGACAAGTCCGGCGCCGATCTGGCTGGCAAGACGAATGCGCTGTGCCTCACCGCCCGAAAGGGTGTCAGCGCTACGATCCAGTGTCAGGTAATCGAGCCCGACGTTCACGAGGAACTGCAGGCGTTCGCGGATTTCCTTGAGGATCTTGTCAGCGATTTCTCCCCGTCGGCCGGTCAGCTTCAGGTCGCCGAAGTAATGGGTCGCGTCACCAATTGGCATATTAGTCACTGCTGGAAGAGTCTTTTCCCCCACCCACACGTGACGTGCCTCACGACGCAAGCGAGTCCCTCGACACTCAGGGCAAGGCTGTGTACTGAGAAACTTTGCCAGCTCCTCGCGTACGGTGGTCGACTCGGTTTCGCGATAGCGGCGCTCAAGATTGGGAACGATGCCTTCAAACGGGTGCGCGCGCTTGACGATGTCGCCGCGGTCGTTCAGGTATCGGAAGTCAACGTTCTCCTTGCCGCTGCCACCCAGAAGCACTTTCTGCAGGTCAGTTGGTAATTCTTTGAACGGCACTTCAAGACTAAAACGGTAATGCTTGGCCAGCGAACCGAGCATCTGGAAATAATAGACGTTTCTTCTGTCCCACCCGCGTATCGCGCCTTCCGCCAAAGTCAGCTCACCGTTGACGAGTCGCTTGGTATCGAAAAATTGCTTAACGCCCAAACCGTCGCACGTCGGGCACGCGCCAGCAGGGTTGTTGAATGAGAAAAGCTTTGGCTCCAGCTCGCTGATGGCGTGGCCACAGATTGGGCAGGCGAAGCGGGCCGAGAAGATCATCTCCTCGCCGGGCTCGTCATCCATTGGAGCGACCAGCGCAATGCCATCGGCAAGCTTGAGCGCGGTTTCGAAAGACTCGGCCAGACGTTGTTGCAGGTCAGAGCGGACCTTGAAGCGGTCAACGACGACATCGATCGAGTGCTTCTTCTGCTTGTCGAGCTTGGGCAATTCGTCAAGCTCACACAGCCGGCCGTTAACCCGCGCACGCACGAAACCCTGCGCACGCAACTCTTCGAATACCGCCAGATGTTCGCCTTTGCGCTCGCGTACCACGGGAGCAAGCAGCATCAGCTTGGCGCCTTCCGGCTCGGCGAGAACCAGGTCTACCATCTGGCTGACTGTCTGCGCTTCCAGCGGGATATCGTGATCAGGGCAGCGCGGTTGACCGACGCGCGCATACAGCAGGCGCAGGTAGTCGTAGATCTCAGTGATGGTGCCGACGGTCGATCGCGGGTTATGCGATGTGGACTTCTGTTCGATCGAAATCGCAGGCGACAGGCCTTCGATAGTGTCGACGTCCGGCTTTTCCATCATGGAGAGGAACTGACGCGCATAGGCGGACAGCGATTCGACATAACGCCGCTGGCCCTCGGCATAAAGCGTATCGAACGCCAGGGACGACTTTCCTGAGCCGGACAACCCGGTGATGACGATCAGCTTGTCGCGTGGAAGGGTCAGGTCGATGTTTTTCAGGTTGTGGGTTCGAGCCCCACGAATCAAGATCTTGTCCAAAGCTGGCCTCGCACGGCGGGCGTGTAAAACGTGGAAGTATACGGGGAAATACTGGATGGATACACACTATCGAGATTAGCGCCGCCTCACTCGGAAATCAGAAAATTCCTGCGATGCGCGGCAAACCGTCGTATGTGCTCTACACGATGGGACTGGTAGAATCGCCGCCGGTTCATACGAGGTTCCTTCATGCACGATTCTCACAGCGAGCGCATGAGCGGCAGCGAAACCCGCGCGGCGGGCGGTCTGGCGCTGGTGTTTGCCTTCCGTATGCTAGGCATGTTCATGGTGCTGCCCGTCCTTGCAACTTACGGGATGGACCTTGCCGGCGCGAGTCCCGCGCTGATCGGGCTGGCCATTGGCGCCTATGGTCTGACCCAGGCTGTGCTCCAGATTCCATTCGGCATCATCTCTGATCGCATTGGCCGTCGCCCCGTCATCTACCTGGGGTTAATCGTCTTCGCGCTCGGCAGTGTGCTGGCCGCTCAGTCCACATCGATCTGGGGCGTGATCGCCGGGCGGATCCTGCAGGGTGCCGGCGCTATTTCTGCAGCGGTAATGGCGTTGCTTTCTGATTTGACTCGCGAGCAGCACCGTACCAAAGCGATGGCGATGATTGGCATGACCATCGGGGTGTCGTTTGCCGTAGCCATGGTCGTAGGGCCGATTCTGACCGGTGCGTTCGGGTTGTCGGGGCTGTTTCTGGCCACGGGTGCGATGGCGCTGGTCGGCATTGCCATAGTCGCCTTCATTGTCCCCAAATCAACCGTGACGCTGCAGCATCGTGAGTCAGGGCTGGCACGACAGGCATTGGGCGCTACGCTCCGTCATCCCGATCTGCTGCGTCTGGACCTCGGTATCTTTGCGTTGCACGCCATGTTGATGTCCAGTTTCGTGGCGTTGCCGCTGGCGTTGGTCGAGAAAGCGGGCCTGCCCAAAGAGGAGCACTGGTGGGTCTACCTGACTGCTCTGTTGATTTCGTTCTTCGCCATGATCCCGTTCATCATCTATGGCGAAAAAAAGCGGCAGATGAAGCGCGTCTTGCTAGGCGCGGTGCTGGTGCTGCTGCTGACCGAGCTCTTCTTCTGGGAGTTCGGGGACACGCTGCGAGCGCTGGTCATCGGCACCGTGGTGTTCTTCACCGCGTTCAATTTGCTTGAAGCGTCACTGCCTTCGCTGATCAGCAAGGTGTCGCCGGCGGGGGGAAAGGGGACTGCGATGGGGATCTACTCCACCAGCCAATTCCTCGGCTCCGCAGCTGGGGGCATCCTGGGTGGGTGGCTTTTTCAGCACGGTGGACTGGATGTGGTGTTCCTCGGCGGCGCCGGTCTTGCCGCCATCTGGCTGGCGTTTGCTGTTACCATGCGCGAACCTCCCTACGTAACCAGCCTTCGCTTGCCGTTGTCGCCCGAGGCTCAACGCGACACAGGCCTTGCCGACCGCGTGATGGCCGTACGGGGAGTAACAGATGCCGTAGTGGTTGCCAATGAGGCAGCTATTTACATCAAATTTGACAAAGAACTGTTGGATCGGGCGTCTTTCGACGAAGTGGTCAATCCAGCGTCGGAAACGTGTAAAGCCTAGGAGAACGTTATGGCCCGTGGGGTTAACAAAGTCATATTGGTCGGCACATGCGGCCAGGATCCCGAAGTCCGCTACATGCCTAACGGTAATGCCGTGACTAACCTGAGTCTGGCAACAAGCGAACAGTGGACCGACAAGCAAACCGGTCAGAAGGTCGAAAAGACCGAATGGCACCGTGTCTCGATGTTCGGCAAGGTCGCCGAAATCGCTGGCGAGTACCTGCGCAAAGGTTCGCAGGTCTATATTGAAGGCAAGCTGCAGACCCGCGAGTGGGAAAAAGACGGCATCAAGCGTTACACGACTGAAATCGTTGTCGACATGCAAGGCACCATGCAATTGCTGGGCGGCCGTCCTCAAGGCGATGGCGCTCCTCAGGGCCAGGGTGGTGGCGGTTATCAGAACTCCCAGAACTCCGCGCCGCGTCCACAGCAACAGGCGCGCCCGCAGCAGTCCGCCCCTCAGCCACAGCGTGAGTCGCGCCCCGCGCCACAACAAGCGCCGCAGCCGGCTCCTGATTTCGACAGCTTTGACGACGACATTCCCTTCTAAGAAGCGCGTCATCCAGGCACGTGAATAACGTAAACAAAAGCCCCCGCACAGTTTCGCTGTCGGGGGCTTTGTTTTGGGGCTGCGGGTTGGCTACAAGCCCAACTCTGACAAGCCTGGATGGTCATCGGGGCGGCGCCCGAGGGGCCAGCGAAAGTTGCGCTCCGCTTCCTTGATGGGCATGTCGTTGATGCAAGCGAAGCGACGTGCCATCAGGCCGTCTTCGTTGAATTCCCAATTTTCATTGCCGTACGAGCGAAACCAGTTCCCGGAGTCGTCGTGCCATTCGTAGGCGTAACGCACGGCGATCCGGTTGTCGGTAAATGCCCAGAGCTCTTTGATCAGGCGGTAATCGAGTTCCTTCTTCCACTTGCGGGTAAGAAAGTCCTTCGCCTCGTCACGGTTCTCGACGAATTCCGCACGGTTGCGCCAGCGCGTGTCGAGCGTGTACGCAAGAGAGACCTTCTGCGCATCGCGGCTGTTCCAGCCGTCCTCAGCCAATCTAACCTTCTCGATGGCGGATTCGTGGGTGAAAGGGGGAAGTGGCGGGCGAGTCTGAGCATTGGACGACATGGTGGACCTCCAGGCAGGGTTGTATCGGCGTTGGTGAGATGTCTTGGACTAGGCCTCAGCGGCCAAGTGTTTTTCGAGAATCAGTCGCGCGACGGCTTGGGCGTTGTCAGCACTGCTGTAGTCGCCCATTACGCGAGCAACCGTAATCGCGCCCTCCATGAGGATCAGTAGCTGATTGGCTAAGGGATCGGGGTCGGCAATGTCCAGCTGTTCACATAGTTCGAGCGTGTAGGCGAGCAGCTTCTGCTTGTGCAATTTGGCGATCAGGCGGATCGGGTCTTGAGGATCGCCCACTTCGCCTGCGGTGTTGATGAACGCACAACCGCGAAAGCCTTCGGATTCGAACCAGCGCTTGAGGACCGTGAACATATTCAGGATGCGCGCCCGGGCGTCGGGCGCCTGATCGGACTCGGCGCGAAACCAGTTCATCCAGCGCACGTCACGCGCGTTTAGCGCAGCAGCGGCTACTTCGTCTTTGGTGGCGAAATACCGATAAATGCTCTTCCGCGCGACGCCCGACGTCTTCACCAGGAGATCCATGCCCGTGGCCTGGATCCCGTTTTGGTAAATGAGCTGTTCGGCGGTCGCGAGTATTTTCTCGCGGGTGATGCTCGTTGATGTATTCATGCCTCGAAAGGTAGAACGTCCGTTCTCCCTCGTCAAGGCATTGGCCGGAAATACCTCAATGCACCTGATCAGCTTCTGGCAGGGCGCGCTTCAATACGGCCGCGTCGGGGGTGGCTTTAACAAGCGTTACCGGGATGGATTTTGCTGCGGGCACTTTGCTGCGGTCGGCGTGGTGCCAGAGCGGCACGAGTGCGTTGCATTCCGGGTAATACGCCGCGCAGCAGGCTTCGGGGATGTCGTACGCGATGATCTGCAATGGTCCTACCGAGCGGTGAACCTGCGGCTCGATCGCTGTAGTGACGGTGACCCAGCCGCCCGGTTCGAAGCCCATCCGGACCACGTCATTGCGATTCATGAAGATAACCGCCCGCGTCCCACTGACGCCGCGGAAGCGATCTTCGTATCCGTAGATGGTGGTATTGAACTGGTCATTGCTGCGTAACGTCATCAGCTGCAAGACATCGCGCCGATCATGGTTGGGGTAGACATCGTCGTTTTCCTCAAGCCGTTCAGGCGTAACAAACATCGCACGCCCGCTCTCCGTCTTCCATTCACGCTTCGCTGCGGGAATAGGCCGGTGGAAGCCGCCTGGCTCCCACATGCGGGTCTCCATGTCATGGAATATTTCCGGGAAAACCTGCGCAATGCCCTGACGGATGAGGGCGTAGTTGCTGCGCCAGGCGTCCCAATCAATGCGCGAAGTACCGGGTAACGTCGCTTCCGCGATGCCTGCAAGGATCGTGATTTCGGCGCGCGCATGTTCGCTGGCAGGTTCGCTCTGTCCCCGCCAGGCCCGGACGCAGCCGGTGCTGTCTTCGGTGGTGTTAACCTGCTCCACGCCATTTTGCCGATCCAGCTCGATGCGTCCCAGACATGGCAATATCCAGGCGTTTTTACCTGGCACCAGGTGAGTGCGGTTCAGTTTCGTGGCGATTTGCACGTTCAGGTCAAGCGTGTTCCAGGCGGGTTCCATCCGGGAGGTATCAGGAACGGCACGCAAGAAATTCCCGCCGAGCCCGATAAAGCCGCGCACGCTGCCGTCCAGAATGCCCTCGCACGCTTCAACGGTATTCACGCCTTTGTTCTCAGGAACTGCAAAGCCATACAACTCCTGAATCTTGTCCGCTGGCACCTTTTTCGGGTCTTCGGTGATGCCAACGGTGCGCTGCCCTTGCACATTCGAATGGCCGCGCACAGGACAAATACCAGCGCCGCGCTTACCGATGTTGCCGCGCAGCAGGAGCAGATTGACCAGCATTTGAACATTGATGACGCCGCGACGGTGCTGGGTGATGCCCATGCCGTAGATGATCATGACGCGCTCGTGTCTTGCGTAAACGGTAGCCACCGCC comes from Pseudomonas lutea and encodes:
- a CDS encoding FdhF/YdeP family oxidoreductase → MTLIHPKARYRPYTSAAGGWGSAKSVTEILRREQAMVRAGVALIKQNKPDGFACVSCAWAKPGKPHSLEFCENGAKATAWELTSLKTDPAFFARHTVTELRQWPDYDLEQQGRLTHPMRYDAATDRYQETSWAEAYRDIGAQLKGMTPDSVVFYASGRASLETSFMYQLFARAYGTNNLPDSSNMCHESTSVGLQESIGVPVGTVTLDDFEHTDCILFFGQNVGSNSPRMLHQLQEARQRDVPIITFNPIRERGLERFVNPQSPVEMLGPKSTIISTQYHQLAIGGDTAAVLGIAKALFEMDEIALANGRPGIIDQAFIAQHTEGFGEFCNRAIETPWEAIERQAGLSRSALEAVATVYARHERVMIIYGMGITQHRRGVINVQMLVNLLLLRGNIGKRGAGICPVRGHSNVQGQRTVGITEDPKKVPADKIQELYGFAVPENKGVNTVEACEGILDGSVRGFIGLGGNFLRAVPDTSRMEPAWNTLDLNVQIATKLNRTHLVPGKNAWILPCLGRIELDRQNGVEQVNTTEDSTGCVRAWRGQSEPASEHARAEITILAGIAEATLPGTSRIDWDAWRSNYALIRQGIAQVFPEIFHDMETRMWEPGGFHRPIPAAKREWKTESGRAMFVTPERLEENDDVYPNHDRRDVLQLMTLRSNDQFNTTIYGYEDRFRGVSGTRAVIFMNRNDVVRMGFEPGGWVTVTTAIEPQVHRSVGPLQIIAYDIPEACCAAYYPECNALVPLWHHADRSKVPAAKSIPVTLVKATPDAAVLKRALPEADQVH